A single genomic interval of Candidatus Sysuiplasma acidicola harbors:
- a CDS encoding 3-isopropylmalate dehydratase, giving the protein MKLKGRIVRKFGNNINTDFIIPANLLQESWEGSFFAEHAFEKYDPGFAAACRKNERNIVVAGENFGCGSSREQAVYSLKFNNVVAVIALSFPDIFYRNAVNNGLPLLKAQSVDEMSPGQEIEINLEDRIVLSESGERLSSLLVDDKELEVVMRGGNLGMARSRLKERLSSGR; this is encoded by the coding sequence TTGAAACTTAAAGGCAGAATAGTGAGAAAATTCGGGAACAACATAAATACAGACTTCATCATACCCGCGAATCTGCTTCAGGAAAGCTGGGAAGGCAGCTTCTTCGCGGAGCATGCATTCGAAAAGTATGATCCAGGCTTTGCGGCGGCGTGCAGGAAGAATGAACGGAACATAGTTGTGGCAGGAGAGAACTTCGGTTGCGGCAGCTCCAGAGAGCAGGCAGTGTATTCACTGAAATTCAATAATGTCGTGGCCGTAATAGCCTTGTCCTTTCCGGATATATTTTACAGAAACGCCGTCAACAACGGCCTTCCGCTGCTTAAAGCACAGAGTGTTGATGAGATGAGTCCCGGGCAGGAGATTGAGATAAATTTGGAGGACAGGATCGTGCTTTCGGAATCCGGCGAACGCCTATCGTCGCTTCTCGTGGATGACAAGGAGCTGGAAGTCGTCATGCGCGGCGGCAATTTGGGAATGGCCAGGAGCAGACTCAAAGAAAGACTCTCTTCCGGAAGGTAG
- a CDS encoding 3-isopropylmalate dehydratase large subunit → MKRTAVEKIVSRAMGRDVRAGEKIDALPVDRLYLNEVIAPPAILNFDRDFGQIFREAGKKPYVFDRSRVNFFPDHSVPSCSESVSRGIGLMHEFSSQTGVKMYHEGDGIEHTVAGEEGFVLPGEIAVATDSHTCTQGGLGALAFGIGTTEANHALANGELYSFTVPETILFSISGKLGRGVFPKDLILHILGMMGEGGCSRRVAEFSGDTVSAMEMDGRFTMCNLSVEMGARSALVNPDHITAEYVRQAFVNTGRHFDEHAMINARTSDADADYAGRVDIDASTVEPTVSLPHSPANAKPVSEVHDEIDTVFIGSCANARKTDLEIVARILRGRRVSSSVNLIVIPASRRVFNWAASNGILSAIADAGANIESSNCGPCFGKHMGVLGPGNRCLSTSNRNYRGRMGADDAFIYLSSPAVAAASALEGRITDPRNYIGDDA, encoded by the coding sequence ATGAAGCGAACCGCAGTGGAGAAGATAGTCTCCAGGGCCATGGGGAGGGATGTCCGTGCGGGAGAGAAAATAGATGCGCTGCCGGTGGACAGGCTCTATCTTAATGAGGTCATCGCGCCTCCTGCGATTCTAAACTTCGACAGGGATTTCGGTCAAATATTCAGGGAAGCGGGGAAGAAGCCGTATGTGTTTGATCGTTCGAGAGTGAACTTCTTCCCGGACCACAGCGTTCCCTCCTGTTCCGAAAGCGTGAGCAGGGGAATCGGACTGATGCACGAATTCTCCTCGCAGACAGGCGTGAAGATGTATCATGAAGGAGACGGGATAGAACATACCGTTGCAGGAGAAGAGGGGTTTGTTCTTCCCGGTGAAATAGCTGTGGCGACTGACTCTCACACGTGCACTCAGGGCGGACTTGGAGCTCTTGCCTTCGGCATAGGCACCACCGAAGCAAATCATGCTCTGGCAAACGGAGAACTGTATTCATTTACGGTGCCGGAGACCATACTCTTTTCGATTTCGGGCAAACTGGGAAGAGGTGTTTTTCCAAAGGATCTGATACTGCACATTCTTGGCATGATGGGAGAGGGCGGCTGTTCCAGGAGGGTTGCGGAGTTTTCTGGTGATACTGTCTCCGCCATGGAGATGGACGGCAGATTCACCATGTGCAATCTTTCTGTCGAAATGGGAGCGCGCAGCGCGTTGGTGAATCCCGACCACATTACGGCAGAATACGTCAGGCAGGCTTTCGTAAACACAGGCAGGCATTTCGACGAACATGCAATGATTAATGCGCGGACCAGCGACGCCGATGCAGACTACGCAGGAAGGGTGGATATTGACGCATCCACTGTCGAACCTACGGTGTCACTTCCACACTCACCCGCTAATGCGAAACCGGTCAGCGAGGTGCACGATGAGATTGACACAGTTTTCATAGGCTCCTGCGCAAATGCAAGAAAAACTGATCTTGAAATTGTGGCGCGCATACTCAGGGGAAGACGGGTGAGCAGCAGCGTGAACCTGATTGTGATACCGGCAAGCAGGAGGGTGTTCAACTGGGCCGCTTCGAACGGCATTCTCTCAGCTATAGCGGATGCTGGGGCAAACATAGAGTCGTCGAACTGCGGACCCTGCTTCGGCAAGCACATGGGTGTTCTCGGTCCGGGAAACAGATGCCTAAGCACAAGCAACAGGAATTACAGAGGCAGGATGGGTGCCGATGACGCGTTCATCTACCTGTCCTCTCCGGCGGTGGCAGCTGCATCGGCATTGGAGGGAAGAATAACAGATCCTAGGAATTACATCGGTGATGACGCTTGA
- a CDS encoding homoaconitate hydratase: MEPYATDIGDATTPFGRGAVSILDTTLRDGEQTPGISLTERQKMDIARMLDDLGVNTIEAGFPITSAGEQKAVSMIASSELDAKVTCLARAEIRDIEKAIDCGVGGIHIFISSSDIHLRDQLRISREEMMKKAVDAVEFAKAHGLEIEFSAMDATRTDTSHLIEVARVVRDAGATMFDIADTVGICTPERMRALVRAIFATGIDVSVHCHNDFGLAVANSISAVEAGAKQVHTTLIGIGERAGNTSLEEFVMAAQRLYGFSTGIRIGRLAEACNFVSEITGFPISVNKPIVGTNAFGHKSGIHTQGIMENPLTYEPFDPGIVGRGRWMQAGKHSGRHGIAAQLNALNISLGPKELGWVVRKVKERGDNGSITSTDELVQLAQAARQTVTGEIAMHDGGV, translated from the coding sequence ATAGAACCGTACGCAACAGACATCGGCGACGCCACGACTCCTTTCGGCAGAGGTGCTGTAAGCATACTTGACACCACACTGAGGGATGGCGAACAGACGCCGGGCATATCTCTCACGGAAAGACAGAAGATGGACATAGCAAGAATGCTAGATGACCTCGGCGTAAATACAATTGAAGCGGGTTTCCCGATAACATCAGCGGGAGAGCAGAAGGCCGTAAGTATGATTGCATCCTCGGAACTCGATGCCAAAGTGACATGCCTGGCACGCGCAGAGATAAGGGACATCGAAAAGGCGATTGACTGCGGCGTAGGCGGCATACACATCTTCATTTCATCATCAGACATACACCTGAGAGACCAGCTGAGAATTTCGCGTGAAGAGATGATGAAGAAGGCCGTGGATGCGGTCGAATTTGCAAAGGCACACGGCCTTGAGATTGAGTTCTCCGCGATGGATGCTACACGGACAGACACGTCTCACCTAATCGAAGTGGCACGTGTCGTGAGGGATGCCGGTGCAACAATGTTCGACATAGCGGACACGGTTGGCATATGTACACCTGAAAGAATGAGAGCACTGGTACGGGCCATCTTCGCCACTGGCATTGACGTCAGCGTACACTGCCACAATGATTTTGGACTGGCTGTAGCCAACAGCATTTCGGCTGTGGAGGCCGGTGCGAAGCAAGTGCACACAACTCTCATAGGCATAGGGGAAAGAGCGGGCAATACATCGCTCGAGGAGTTCGTGATGGCCGCGCAGAGGCTCTACGGTTTCAGTACGGGCATCAGGATCGGTAGGCTCGCAGAAGCGTGCAATTTCGTTTCAGAGATCACGGGATTCCCCATATCGGTCAACAAGCCGATTGTCGGGACCAACGCATTCGGCCACAAATCGGGCATACATACCCAGGGCATCATGGAAAATCCACTCACATATGAACCGTTCGATCCTGGCATCGTCGGAAGAGGCAGGTGGATGCAGGCGGGAAAGCACTCTGGGAGGCACGGCATTGCCGCGCAGCTCAATGCGCTGAACATCAGCCTTGGACCGAAGGAACTGGGTTGGGTGGTCAGGAAGGTTAAGGAGAGGGGAGACAACGGAAGCATCACTTCCACAGACGAACTGGTGCAGCTGGCACAGGCGGCCAGACAGACAGTGACAGGCGAGATTGCCATGCATGACGGAGGCGTATAA
- a CDS encoding YbaK/EbsC family protein, whose amino-acid sequence MPDDVERVRKYIAERGLPAEIVTFAESTESSELAAAALGCSVAEIAKSVVFTGAGTFVVVVSGDMRVSTSKLSSALGSKVRLAPRNEVKKLTGYTAGGVPPFPHNGEVRTLIDTSLKRFKHVWTAGGETNSVFRIPVKRLIELAGGAEVSVSEQLADKS is encoded by the coding sequence ATGCCAGACGATGTCGAAAGGGTCCGCAAATATATTGCTGAACGGGGCCTGCCCGCAGAAATTGTAACGTTCGCAGAGAGCACCGAGAGTTCGGAACTCGCTGCAGCCGCACTGGGTTGCAGCGTGGCTGAAATTGCGAAATCCGTTGTTTTCACAGGCGCAGGGACGTTTGTCGTTGTTGTTTCAGGAGACATGAGAGTAAGCACATCGAAACTTTCATCTGCACTGGGCTCAAAGGTCAGATTGGCACCGAGGAATGAGGTGAAAAAACTCACGGGATATACTGCCGGTGGGGTTCCGCCGTTTCCGCACAACGGCGAGGTGCGCACGCTGATTGACACATCACTCAAACGATTCAAACACGTTTGGACTGCGGGCGGTGAAACAAACTCAGTCTTCAGGATTCCGGTTAAAAGGCTCATCGAACTCGCCGGAGGCGCAGAGGTCAGTGTATCGGAGCAGCTTGCAGATAAAAGCTGA
- the pheA gene encoding prephenate dehydratase, with the protein MDELSVKHIGFQGEHGAYSEQAIFDHFGQDVEPVPLRTVSDVFRAVENGETEAGVVPVENSIGGNIYETYDMLAETTLNITGEIVLKIEHCLIGLHGAHLSEIRTVYSHPQAIEQCREFLTRLGVKMVGTYDTAGSVRMIKEKGMKDGAAIAGEQNAALYGLSVIEKGIEGKSANYTRFLILSRDSQHVAEQAKTSLIFSVDHTPGSLYKALAPFAELGINLCKVESRPKKGHPWEYHLFMDFEGNMDDEACINAVRRLRGLSQYVKVLGSYPMALPPKSNNAI; encoded by the coding sequence ATGGATGAATTGTCAGTCAAACACATAGGCTTCCAGGGAGAGCACGGTGCATACAGCGAACAGGCAATATTCGATCACTTCGGGCAAGATGTTGAGCCCGTCCCGCTGAGAACTGTCAGTGATGTATTCAGGGCAGTCGAAAATGGCGAAACGGAAGCAGGGGTAGTACCAGTTGAGAACTCTATCGGGGGAAATATCTATGAAACGTACGACATGCTTGCAGAAACGACATTGAATATTACTGGCGAAATCGTGCTGAAAATCGAACACTGCCTAATAGGCCTTCACGGAGCGCACCTTTCAGAGATCCGGACTGTGTACTCACACCCCCAGGCGATTGAGCAGTGCAGGGAATTTCTTACCCGGCTTGGAGTCAAGATGGTGGGAACCTACGACACAGCTGGAAGCGTACGCATGATAAAGGAAAAGGGCATGAAGGACGGCGCGGCGATAGCCGGTGAGCAAAACGCAGCACTGTACGGTCTTTCAGTCATAGAGAAAGGCATAGAGGGAAAGAGCGCGAACTACACCCGGTTCCTGATCCTGTCCAGGGACTCTCAACATGTAGCTGAACAGGCAAAGACATCGCTCATATTTTCAGTGGACCACACACCAGGATCTTTATACAAGGCACTGGCGCCTTTTGCGGAACTGGGCATCAATCTGTGCAAGGTCGAGTCGAGACCAAAGAAAGGGCATCCCTGGGAATACCACCTATTCATGGATTTCGAAGGAAACATGGATGATGAAGCATGCATAAACGCAGTCAGACGGTTGCGCGGCCTTTCACAGTATGTAAAAGTGCTTGGATCATATCCGATGGCGCTCCCTCCGAAAAGCAATAATGCTATCTGA
- the rpe gene encoding ribulose-phosphate 3-epimerase, translating to MSSISPSILSSDFGNLRSEVRMIDAAGASSVHIDVMDGHFVPNLTFGPALVKSIRDATKLRFDTHLMIERPDKFIPQFSDAGSDLLIVHPEAKHDMRKTLKLIADCGKRRGVAVNPETPIVKVHDYIADADLLLIMTINPGFGGQKFMPEMIPKVEEARRYIDREGLRAIISIDGGVDLENGKLLLSAGAHELVAGTAVFRSGNPAEAIRRFIAL from the coding sequence TTGTCTAGCATCTCACCCTCCATACTTTCCAGCGATTTTGGAAACCTTCGTTCCGAAGTCAGAATGATTGACGCTGCTGGAGCCAGCAGCGTCCATATAGATGTCATGGACGGGCATTTCGTGCCAAATCTGACGTTCGGACCAGCACTTGTCAAATCTATCAGAGATGCCACGAAACTGCGTTTCGATACTCATCTTATGATTGAAAGGCCGGACAAGTTCATACCTCAATTTTCGGATGCAGGTTCAGACCTTCTGATAGTTCATCCTGAAGCAAAGCACGATATGCGGAAGACGCTGAAACTCATTGCAGACTGCGGCAAGAGACGAGGTGTGGCCGTGAATCCGGAAACACCAATAGTGAAAGTGCACGATTACATTGCTGACGCGGATCTTCTGCTCATAATGACAATCAATCCAGGCTTTGGCGGGCAGAAATTCATGCCTGAAATGATACCCAAGGTCGAGGAGGCACGCAGGTACATAGACAGGGAGGGCCTGAGAGCGATAATATCGATAGACGGCGGTGTTGACCTCGAGAATGGGAAACTGCTGCTAAGTGCTGGCGCACACGAGCTCGTTGCAGGGACGGCTGTCTTTCGTTCCGGAAATCCAGCCGAGGCCATCAGGCGATTCATTGCGCTCTGA